A single genomic interval of Microbacterium oleivorans harbors:
- a CDS encoding tyrosine-type recombinase/integrase: MKGRRYRVRYRKPDRTEAQKRGFTTLREAKLYLSMVTVSKSKGEYIDPVASRVPVRMFADSWLRSKQPPMSKPSYYITLERAWKNHVAPVWADREIWSIRRSEVQDWVSDLATEKSRTVVLRALGVLAGILDVAIDDRRLASNPARHIRNLPRSGPGKRRVYLSHEQVATLAACSAHPTMVLTLAYTGLRWGEATALRVRSVNRLRRRFVIEENAVMIAYEIHVGTPKTHEKRSVPYPERLAPMIEQACAGKGPEGLLFGDGVNHMRNSGAQGWFANAVRRAQAVDPSIPRLTPHDLRHTAASLAISSGANVKAVQRMLGHASAAMTLDTYADLFDDDLDAVASRLNDAMPLVALPAGPQTRYARPT; the protein is encoded by the coding sequence GTGAAAGGCCGCCGCTACCGGGTGCGCTACCGCAAGCCTGATCGCACCGAGGCGCAGAAGCGCGGCTTCACGACGTTGCGCGAGGCGAAGCTGTACCTCTCGATGGTCACGGTGTCGAAGTCGAAGGGCGAGTACATCGATCCCGTGGCGTCGCGGGTGCCGGTCCGGATGTTCGCCGACAGCTGGCTGCGGTCGAAGCAGCCGCCGATGTCGAAGCCTTCGTACTACATCACGCTTGAGCGGGCGTGGAAGAACCACGTCGCTCCCGTGTGGGCAGACAGGGAGATCTGGTCGATCCGGCGGTCCGAAGTACAGGACTGGGTGTCGGACCTTGCGACGGAGAAGTCGCGCACGGTCGTGCTTCGCGCGCTGGGAGTCCTCGCCGGCATCCTCGATGTCGCCATCGATGATCGTCGCCTTGCGAGCAATCCGGCGCGCCACATCCGCAATCTCCCTCGGAGCGGGCCAGGCAAGCGTCGCGTCTATCTCTCGCACGAGCAGGTGGCGACGTTGGCGGCATGCTCAGCGCATCCGACAATGGTCCTGACCTTGGCCTACACCGGCCTGCGCTGGGGCGAGGCGACCGCGCTGCGGGTGCGCAGCGTCAACCGGTTGCGTCGGCGCTTCGTCATCGAGGAGAACGCGGTGATGATCGCGTACGAGATCCACGTCGGCACGCCCAAGACGCACGAGAAGCGCTCGGTGCCCTACCCGGAGCGGCTCGCTCCGATGATCGAGCAGGCGTGCGCTGGCAAGGGTCCGGAAGGGCTGCTGTTCGGCGATGGCGTCAACCACATGCGCAACTCAGGCGCACAGGGATGGTTCGCGAACGCGGTCCGCCGCGCGCAGGCGGTGGACCCATCGATCCCGCGGCTAACGCCTCACGACCTCCGCCACACCGCCGCATCGCTCGCGATCAGCTCCGGCGCGAACGTGAAGGCCGTCCAGCGGATGCTGGGGCACGCGTCGGCGGCCATGACGCTCGACACCTACGCCGACCTCTTCGACGACGATCTGGATGCCGTCGCATCGCGCCTCAACGACGCCATGCCGCTCGTGGCGCTGCCGGCGGGCCCGCAGACCCGCTACGCCCGACCGACGTGA
- a CDS encoding HesB/IscA family protein has protein sequence MLTLTENAATAVKNITAQIPADTGGIRIADTGSPETGFALSLAEAPQAEDAVVEADGARVFVDPAAALALDDRVLDAQVDGEGAISFALGIRA, from the coding sequence ATGCTCACGCTCACCGAGAACGCCGCCACCGCGGTGAAGAACATCACCGCTCAGATCCCCGCCGACACCGGCGGCATCCGTATCGCCGACACCGGCTCCCCCGAGACCGGCTTCGCGCTCTCGCTCGCGGAGGCGCCGCAGGCCGAGGACGCGGTCGTCGAAGCCGACGGAGCACGCGTGTTCGTCGACCCGGCAGCAGCGCTCGCGCTGGATGACCGCGTGCTCGACGCTCAGGTCGACGGAGAGGGCGCGATCAGCTTCGCCCTCGGCATCCGCGCCTGA
- a CDS encoding NAD-dependent epimerase/dehydratase family protein, giving the protein MTGTAGFIGRQVAAALVSRDIDVSGLLHTRPAADGAVRHVHGDLADGSGIAELLSDADAVIHCASYVGPDETLQQRVNITGTKHLLAAAERAGVTRIVSLSTAGVYGGLGAGGTEETLVPAPASALSRSRLTADQLVLEAGGIVVRPNAVVGAGDRWYLSQLLGFMLKHDAWIDGGVPRVSAIDAPLLGEVLAALALSPPEHNLYLAATPHPVTIRELVTPVIAALGRQGPARSIDADQLRTLASNLGISASQLQMVAQDNVFDTSRLWNELPGLARDVKLSDADIDWYVRAVRP; this is encoded by the coding sequence ATGACGGGAACAGCCGGATTTATCGGGCGACAGGTAGCGGCGGCGCTGGTGTCGCGTGACATTGACGTCTCGGGTCTGCTGCATACTCGCCCGGCCGCGGACGGCGCCGTGCGTCATGTGCACGGAGACCTCGCGGACGGCTCCGGCATCGCGGAGCTGCTCAGCGATGCGGATGCCGTCATCCACTGCGCGAGCTACGTCGGCCCGGACGAGACTCTGCAGCAGCGGGTCAACATCACCGGCACGAAGCACCTGCTCGCTGCCGCGGAGCGCGCCGGCGTCACGCGGATCGTCTCTCTGAGCACCGCCGGTGTCTACGGAGGGCTCGGCGCCGGCGGCACCGAGGAGACGCTCGTTCCCGCCCCGGCATCCGCGCTGAGCCGAAGCCGCCTGACGGCTGATCAGCTGGTTCTCGAGGCCGGCGGCATCGTCGTGCGCCCGAACGCCGTGGTCGGTGCCGGAGACCGCTGGTATCTGTCACAGCTCCTGGGGTTCATGCTGAAGCATGACGCGTGGATCGACGGTGGAGTGCCTCGTGTCTCCGCTATCGATGCACCACTACTCGGCGAGGTACTGGCCGCGCTGGCGCTCTCGCCGCCCGAGCACAACCTTTACCTTGCGGCGACTCCGCACCCGGTGACGATACGCGAGCTGGTCACGCCTGTGATCGCAGCGCTCGGACGACAAGGTCCCGCGCGCTCGATCGACGCCGATCAACTGCGAACCCTGGCTTCGAACCTGGGCATCTCGGCGTCACAGCTGCAGATGGTCGCCCAAGACAACGTCTTCGACACGAGCCGCCTGTGGAACGAGCTGCCCGGCCTCGCTCGCGACGTGAAGCTATCGGATGCGGACATCGACTGGTACGTGCGGGCAGTCCGCCCGTGA
- a CDS encoding AfsA-related hotdog domain-containing protein has translation MTSSPAGSPPNDALSEPGWSPVDPALLHKRVLSEVFLTHRLDAGDEHRFRLVIPRGHSAVTGIHVPTILSVEAIRQVGLALCQVDGAVPVDWAVVLQEASVAWVVGRPLWGASDHVELEARCRIVDARLRGEVMTGIVARVEMLRHGKLIATGGGSIRTLPRRAYEALRRHASATSDGVRPGGASPLSRAIIVEGRVRAVLGWTHPDPFFFDHPVDHVPGMLFAQAALDAHAMLRGQQARAVAVECTRFAELDDPVEITGEDDGARCVTVFEQYGRQVARVETR, from the coding sequence ATGACCAGCTCGCCGGCCGGTAGCCCGCCGAACGACGCACTGTCTGAGCCGGGATGGAGCCCCGTCGACCCGGCGCTCTTGCACAAGCGCGTTCTCTCCGAGGTGTTCCTCACACACCGTCTGGATGCCGGAGACGAGCACCGTTTTCGCCTCGTCATCCCGCGTGGTCACTCGGCCGTCACAGGCATCCATGTCCCGACAATCCTGAGCGTCGAGGCCATCCGCCAGGTGGGACTGGCGTTGTGTCAGGTCGACGGGGCCGTACCGGTCGACTGGGCGGTGGTCCTGCAGGAGGCGTCTGTCGCTTGGGTCGTGGGTCGACCGTTGTGGGGCGCGAGCGACCACGTCGAACTGGAAGCGCGGTGCCGGATTGTCGACGCTCGACTGCGCGGTGAGGTGATGACGGGCATCGTCGCGCGTGTCGAGATGCTGCGCCATGGCAAGCTCATCGCCACCGGCGGCGGATCCATCCGTACCCTTCCGAGACGCGCCTATGAGGCGCTCCGCCGGCACGCGAGCGCCACGAGCGACGGGGTGCGACCTGGGGGAGCATCGCCGTTATCGAGGGCGATCATCGTCGAGGGTCGTGTGCGCGCCGTGCTCGGATGGACGCATCCCGACCCGTTCTTCTTCGACCACCCGGTCGACCATGTGCCGGGCATGCTGTTCGCGCAAGCGGCGCTCGACGCGCACGCAATGCTGCGAGGTCAACAGGCGCGGGCCGTCGCCGTCGAGTGCACGCGCTTCGCGGAGCTCGACGATCCGGTTGAGATCACCGGCGAGGACGATGGGGCGCGGTGCGTGACGGTGTTCGAGCAGTACGGCCGCCAAGTCGCAAGGGTAGAGACCCGATAG
- a CDS encoding ATP-binding cassette domain-containing protein: MRRSRTTAAVRDQAAAITTADARIDVHGLAHGFPGGTRLFEALSFGFGSGDIVAICGPSGSGKSTLLSILAGWEEPVAGTVTKQSIDTIAWVFQNPHGVAHRTAIDHVAFPFLTKGLTRAAADARARETLATFGLQEAAERPFHALSGGEAQRLMLARAVAIAPDLLLVDEPTAQLDQSTARSVNATLRNIADGGSIVLIATHDQGTREACGYVVDLADYAPLFEDGGQRAPQRNPE, from the coding sequence GTGAGGCGATCACGCACGACAGCTGCCGTCCGTGACCAGGCCGCTGCGATCACCACGGCAGACGCTCGCATCGACGTCCACGGTCTCGCGCATGGGTTCCCCGGGGGCACTCGGCTTTTCGAAGCCCTCTCCTTCGGCTTCGGCAGCGGCGATATCGTCGCCATCTGCGGGCCGTCCGGCAGCGGCAAATCGACGTTGCTTTCGATCCTCGCCGGTTGGGAGGAGCCGGTCGCGGGCACCGTCACGAAGCAGAGCATCGACACGATCGCCTGGGTCTTCCAGAACCCTCACGGAGTCGCGCACCGAACAGCGATCGACCATGTCGCCTTCCCCTTCCTGACGAAGGGTCTTACTCGGGCGGCCGCTGATGCCCGGGCGCGCGAGACACTCGCGACCTTCGGTCTGCAGGAGGCCGCCGAGCGGCCGTTCCACGCCCTATCGGGCGGTGAAGCCCAGCGCCTCATGCTCGCGCGGGCTGTCGCGATCGCACCCGATCTGCTGCTCGTCGACGAGCCGACGGCGCAGCTGGACCAGTCGACTGCGCGCTCGGTGAACGCGACGCTCCGCAACATCGCCGATGGAGGATCGATCGTGCTGATCGCCACGCACGACCAGGGCACTCGTGAGGCGTGCGGGTACGTCGTCGATCTCGCTGACTACGCGCCGCTGTTCGAGGACGGGGGACAGCGTGCGCCTCAGCGCAATCCTGAGTGA
- a CDS encoding peptidoglycan-binding domain-containing protein, with product MLVAAGAGAGYFLRPAPPPASLEASAPVTTAPATPQEFTDTRKIQVRLVPGPDTAVTTNRSGVLTNSACGPGSSIASGTIVGRIDDTPVLALHLDVPPFRDLAVRAEGSDVAALQAELTRLGFGALEADGYFGWDTAVAVEALRSQVGMSEGRSLALSEIAWLPQEHLAVTDCSVALGAPLSVGSSFAVAKGSLQQLVIDSPPADLVAGDRTVTVFGLRAAFDGGGAITTPEFLAELAQTEQANALMAQDPATTAPATLELSEAVEALQVPASAVFGIADGHGCIQSGDTVYPVTVLGSSLGASLVALEVVDDTAPDAVPDEVNIGEAITHDSCRP from the coding sequence GTGCTCGTCGCTGCCGGAGCAGGCGCGGGGTACTTTCTCCGTCCCGCTCCTCCTCCCGCTTCGCTGGAAGCGTCGGCGCCCGTGACCACTGCCCCCGCGACCCCGCAGGAGTTCACGGACACCCGAAAGATCCAGGTCAGGCTGGTCCCCGGGCCGGACACTGCGGTGACGACGAATCGCAGCGGCGTACTCACCAACAGCGCGTGTGGCCCCGGTTCGAGCATCGCTTCCGGCACGATCGTCGGCCGCATCGACGACACCCCCGTGCTCGCGTTGCATCTCGACGTTCCTCCGTTTCGTGATCTCGCAGTCAGAGCCGAGGGTTCGGATGTCGCGGCTCTCCAGGCAGAGCTCACCCGACTGGGCTTCGGCGCGCTCGAGGCGGACGGCTACTTCGGCTGGGACACCGCTGTCGCGGTGGAAGCTCTACGCAGCCAGGTCGGCATGAGTGAGGGGCGTTCGCTTGCGCTGAGCGAGATCGCGTGGCTGCCGCAGGAGCACCTCGCAGTGACCGACTGCAGCGTCGCACTCGGCGCTCCGCTCTCGGTGGGGAGCTCGTTCGCGGTTGCGAAAGGATCATTGCAGCAACTCGTCATCGACTCGCCACCCGCCGACCTCGTCGCGGGTGATCGGACCGTCACGGTGTTCGGACTGAGAGCCGCGTTCGACGGTGGAGGCGCCATCACGACGCCAGAGTTCCTCGCGGAACTCGCCCAGACCGAACAAGCCAACGCGTTGATGGCGCAAGATCCAGCCACGACGGCCCCGGCCACGCTGGAGCTCTCCGAAGCCGTCGAAGCGCTGCAGGTACCGGCTTCAGCGGTCTTCGGGATCGCCGACGGGCACGGATGCATTCAATCCGGTGACACCGTCTACCCGGTCACCGTGCTCGGATCCAGCCTCGGAGCGTCGCTGGTGGCTCTCGAGGTCGTCGACGACACGGCGCCGGATGCCGTACCGGATGAGGTGAACATCGGTGAGGCGATCACGCACGACAGCTGCCGTCCGTGA
- a CDS encoding response regulator transcription factor: protein MAKSDQGGAREGRWAMRVMVVEDDRILSETLHGGLTAEGFTVDIALDGDSALNRLGEIDFDVLVLDRDLPGISGDQVCRSLREFNDDTRILMLTAASSVMDRVEGLDLGADDYLTKPFAFVELVARVRALSRRARAVNAPVIEHGPLRVDTVRRRVFLGHEPVKLSPKEFEVLEALLRADGKPLRSEQLLDIAWATPDDLSGGVVRVLMHSLRKKIGADLIQYDKGHGYRIGAV from the coding sequence ATGGCAAAGTCAGATCAGGGCGGGGCACGAGAAGGGCGGTGGGCGATGCGCGTCATGGTGGTGGAGGACGACAGAATCCTCTCGGAGACCCTGCATGGCGGTCTGACGGCCGAGGGCTTCACCGTGGACATCGCGCTCGACGGCGACTCGGCTCTGAATCGTCTCGGTGAGATCGACTTCGACGTGCTCGTCCTCGACCGTGACCTTCCGGGCATCTCGGGCGACCAGGTGTGCCGGAGCCTGCGCGAATTCAATGACGACACCCGCATCCTGATGCTCACCGCCGCATCCTCCGTCATGGATCGCGTCGAAGGCCTCGACCTCGGCGCAGACGACTACCTCACCAAACCCTTCGCATTCGTCGAACTCGTCGCGCGCGTGCGTGCGCTCAGCCGCCGCGCGCGCGCGGTGAACGCACCGGTGATCGAGCACGGACCGCTGCGCGTCGACACCGTCCGCCGGCGGGTGTTCCTCGGCCATGAGCCGGTGAAGCTCTCGCCCAAGGAGTTCGAGGTACTCGAGGCGCTGCTCCGCGCCGACGGCAAGCCCTTGCGTTCGGAGCAATTGCTCGACATCGCCTGGGCCACCCCCGACGATCTGAGTGGCGGGGTGGTTCGTGTCCTGATGCACTCGTTGCGGAAGAAGATCGGCGCGGACCTGATCCAATACGACAAGGGTCACGGCTATCGGATTGGAGCAGTCTGA
- a CDS encoding sensor histidine kinase: MTVRARSLRRTPLALKLTLISTAAFTLAAAVLLAVEYAMLQYVVEVSIDATTGSSSQGQAPNDLDGSTAVFRVAHDLASTVMLISAITATVMVALAGAAVWLVARRSLGRVADLTELTRRITGENLDERLRLTGPRDEISELGDTIDDMLQRLHAAFEQQDRFVANASHELRTPLAGIRASLEQSLMHDAVPPRPEVAMRRALEATERSERLLTALLQLARSRRLPTNQLQTIDLAETVEAAIDLVQSEASAAGHSFDVQLEGVQIEGDTVLVMQAAHNLVLNAVRHGATSSPITVRVSCSGQDGALTISNGGETLNGETVAKLVEPFNRGAATRQTQRHAAGTGLGLAIVQSIAVQHDGHLDLAPRPGGGLTARLRLPRAEPVAVST; this comes from the coding sequence ATGACCGTACGCGCACGTTCCCTGCGCAGGACCCCGCTCGCACTGAAGCTGACATTGATCTCCACGGCCGCGTTCACTCTGGCGGCAGCGGTGCTACTGGCGGTCGAGTACGCCATGCTGCAGTACGTCGTCGAGGTGTCCATCGACGCAACGACCGGCAGCTCGTCGCAAGGCCAGGCGCCGAACGACCTCGATGGATCCACCGCGGTATTCCGGGTCGCGCATGATCTCGCGAGCACGGTGATGCTGATATCTGCGATCACCGCCACGGTGATGGTCGCTCTGGCGGGCGCGGCAGTATGGCTCGTTGCCCGTCGATCGTTGGGGCGAGTGGCCGACCTCACAGAGCTGACGCGGCGCATCACCGGCGAGAATCTGGATGAGCGACTCCGGCTGACGGGCCCGCGCGATGAAATCAGCGAACTCGGGGACACCATCGACGACATGTTGCAGCGTCTTCACGCCGCATTCGAACAGCAGGATCGATTCGTCGCCAATGCCTCGCACGAGCTCCGAACCCCGCTCGCAGGCATCCGTGCGTCTCTCGAGCAGTCCCTCATGCACGATGCTGTTCCTCCGCGCCCCGAAGTCGCCATGCGCCGAGCGCTGGAAGCCACGGAACGCTCAGAGCGGCTGCTCACCGCTCTCCTCCAGCTGGCCCGTTCGCGCAGGCTTCCGACCAACCAGCTGCAGACGATCGATCTCGCCGAGACGGTCGAAGCGGCGATCGACCTCGTGCAGTCGGAAGCGTCCGCCGCGGGGCATTCGTTCGACGTCCAGCTAGAAGGCGTGCAGATCGAGGGCGACACGGTGCTCGTGATGCAGGCCGCGCATAACCTCGTACTGAACGCCGTCCGTCATGGCGCGACGTCCTCCCCCATCACGGTACGGGTCTCCTGCTCCGGCCAGGATGGTGCGCTGACGATCTCCAACGGCGGGGAGACCTTGAACGGGGAGACGGTTGCAAAACTCGTCGAGCCCTTCAACCGTGGAGCCGCGACCCGGCAGACGCAGCGGCACGCCGCCGGTACGGGCCTCGGCCTGGCGATCGTGCAGAGCATCGCGGTTCAGCACGATGGCCACCTGGATCTGGCGCCCCGGCCCGGTGGCGGACTGACCGCACGATTGCGGCTTCCCCGAGCCGAGCCGGTCGCAGTGTCGACATGA
- a CDS encoding SdpI family protein produces the protein MEDLIARVILFLVMAGAGVALIWVANAGASGRLKRNQVAGIRTPSTLASDEAWLAAHVRAKRPTLITGGLSIAVALSTLLPVPTEALTIGVLVGSILMLFVMLWGARVGGKAAAKASRTTPG, from the coding sequence ATGGAAGACCTGATCGCTCGCGTCATCCTGTTCCTCGTCATGGCGGGTGCAGGTGTCGCCCTCATCTGGGTCGCGAACGCCGGCGCCTCGGGCCGCCTCAAGCGCAACCAGGTCGCCGGGATCCGCACCCCCAGCACGCTGGCGAGCGACGAGGCCTGGCTGGCGGCGCACGTGCGGGCGAAGCGCCCCACCCTCATCACCGGCGGCCTCTCCATCGCGGTCGCTCTGAGCACGTTGCTCCCGGTTCCGACCGAGGCTCTGACCATCGGTGTTCTCGTCGGCAGCATCCTCATGCTGTTCGTGATGCTCTGGGGTGCACGCGTGGGCGGCAAAGCGGCGGCCAAGGCCAGCCGAACGACGCCCGGCTGA
- a CDS encoding DUF805 domain-containing protein translates to MTYAAAPHPAAPGASSLSQPLYGASFGQAFARFWQKYATFSGRASRSEFWWWYLAHALVVILIFAFMVIGAIAGMTTDPITGRTEPGPLIGVGAGLLVLWQLATLVPTIAISWRRLHDANLAGPFWFIGFGFGVGAVALIILLALPSNPAGARFDR, encoded by the coding sequence GTGACCTACGCCGCCGCTCCGCACCCCGCCGCCCCCGGGGCCTCGTCGCTCTCCCAGCCGCTCTACGGCGCCTCGTTCGGCCAGGCGTTCGCGCGCTTCTGGCAGAAGTACGCCACGTTCTCGGGCCGCGCCAGCCGCAGCGAGTTCTGGTGGTGGTACCTCGCGCACGCGCTGGTGGTCATCCTCATCTTCGCCTTCATGGTGATCGGTGCCATCGCCGGCATGACGACCGACCCCATCACCGGACGCACCGAGCCCGGCCCCCTCATCGGGGTCGGCGCGGGCCTTCTCGTTCTGTGGCAGCTCGCCACGCTCGTGCCGACGATCGCGATCTCGTGGCGGCGCCTGCACGATGCGAACCTGGCCGGACCGTTCTGGTTCATCGGCTTCGGGTTCGGCGTCGGCGCCGTCGCGCTGATCATCCTGCTCGCCCTGCCCTCCAACCCCGCCGGAGCGCGCTTCGACAGGTGA
- a CDS encoding GbsR/MarR family transcriptional regulator — MSEDDDFINAVGDLLGSWNLSRATGRVYGALLLEEAPVSLDHLGAAVSLSKGQVSTSTRELAAWGLARTVPQAGSRRVLVEATKGLESLLEASQRRARTLVNALASGRGLVAPGSVAERRLEDVIDLFDGYVNAGDEILRNRH; from the coding sequence ATGAGTGAAGACGACGACTTCATCAATGCCGTGGGCGACCTTCTCGGATCGTGGAACCTCTCGAGGGCGACAGGGCGCGTGTACGGCGCACTCCTCCTCGAAGAGGCCCCCGTCTCCTTGGACCATCTGGGAGCCGCTGTCAGCCTGAGCAAAGGACAGGTGAGCACCTCGACGCGGGAGCTGGCGGCCTGGGGACTCGCCCGAACCGTGCCTCAGGCAGGAAGTCGCCGGGTGCTCGTAGAGGCGACGAAGGGCTTGGAGTCTTTGCTCGAAGCTTCGCAGCGTCGTGCTCGCACGCTCGTGAACGCCCTCGCGAGTGGGCGCGGTCTCGTCGCACCAGGATCTGTCGCCGAGCGAAGACTCGAGGACGTTATCGACCTGTTCGACGGCTATGTCAACGCGGGGGACGAGATCCTCCGCAACCGCCACTAG
- a CDS encoding alpha/beta fold hydrolase — MAFDDSGGTGRPVLFLHGAGADHVMFEEQAEALSKAGWCCIQWDMRAHGLSRPNVSAITAEQLVADAAALIVELGLSRPVLVGHSLGGNIAQELVRRDPDGYSGVAVVDATWNAGPLSSMERLLLRAAAPMLALIPERFLPDMMAKASAVTPSARSDLARAFAHVPKSEFLAIWQATVSLVNPDPNYRTPVPLLLLVGDRDRTGNIAKAMPAWARREGIREIVIPRAGHVPSQDSPAAVTAALLRFLGALEDDR, encoded by the coding sequence GTGGCGTTCGACGACTCCGGAGGCACGGGGCGTCCGGTCCTCTTCCTGCACGGTGCCGGGGCCGATCACGTCATGTTCGAGGAGCAAGCAGAAGCGCTCTCCAAGGCAGGGTGGTGCTGCATCCAGTGGGACATGAGAGCGCATGGGCTGTCCAGGCCGAACGTGTCGGCGATCACCGCCGAGCAACTCGTGGCCGACGCGGCGGCGCTGATCGTCGAACTGGGCCTGTCCCGACCGGTACTCGTCGGTCACTCCCTGGGCGGGAACATCGCGCAAGAACTGGTGCGGCGAGACCCGGACGGCTACTCGGGCGTGGCGGTCGTGGATGCAACCTGGAATGCCGGGCCGCTCAGCTCGATGGAGCGGCTGCTGCTTCGTGCGGCCGCGCCGATGCTCGCGCTGATACCGGAGCGCTTCCTTCCCGACATGATGGCCAAGGCATCCGCCGTCACACCCTCTGCTCGTTCTGATCTCGCGCGGGCGTTCGCCCATGTGCCCAAGAGCGAGTTTCTCGCGATCTGGCAGGCGACCGTCTCGCTGGTCAACCCCGACCCGAACTACCGCACTCCGGTTCCGCTCCTCCTTCTCGTCGGAGATCGTGACCGAACCGGCAACATCGCCAAAGCGATGCCGGCCTGGGCCCGGCGAGAGGGGATCCGAGAGATCGTCATCCCTCGGGCTGGTCATGTGCCCAGCCAGGATTCCCCCGCAGCGGTCACCGCGGCGCTGCTCCGCTTCTTGGGCGCTCTGGAGGATGACCGATGA
- a CDS encoding SDR family oxidoreductase: MVPLSRRDGHDLERGTDLAAALDGVDTIVDVTGVQTLSRRRATTFFDAASRHLHQAGAAAGVGHIVALSIVGIDGVDAGYYGGKLAHERAVERGPLPFSLLRATQFHEFTEQTIARGSLGAVTVVPTARIRPVAAREVAERLVTLATGAPVGRARDLSGPRDHRLIDLVRAVLDARGMRRPAIEVRLPGAFGRAMASGRLRGTADADRAAITFTAWLDSADAARDASAPER, translated from the coding sequence GTGGTCCCGCTCTCGCGCCGCGACGGCCACGACCTCGAACGCGGTACCGACCTCGCCGCGGCGCTCGACGGCGTCGACACGATCGTCGATGTGACCGGCGTCCAGACACTCTCGCGGCGGCGGGCGACGACGTTCTTCGACGCTGCGTCTCGCCACCTGCACCAGGCCGGCGCCGCCGCGGGCGTCGGGCACATCGTGGCGCTGTCGATCGTGGGGATCGACGGGGTGGACGCCGGGTACTACGGCGGCAAGCTCGCCCATGAACGCGCCGTCGAGCGCGGGCCGCTGCCTTTCTCGCTGCTGCGGGCCACCCAGTTCCACGAGTTCACCGAGCAGACGATCGCGCGTGGCTCCCTGGGCGCGGTGACGGTCGTGCCGACCGCGCGCATCCGTCCCGTCGCCGCGCGCGAGGTCGCCGAGCGGCTCGTGACTCTCGCCACGGGCGCGCCGGTCGGCCGCGCGCGCGACCTCTCGGGCCCGCGCGATCATCGACTCATCGATCTGGTGCGGGCGGTTCTCGACGCCCGCGGCATGCGCAGACCCGCCATCGAGGTGCGGCTGCCCGGAGCTTTCGGCCGCGCGATGGCCTCGGGGCGACTGCGCGGCACCGCCGACGCCGATCGCGCCGCCATCACCTTCACTGCTTGGCTCGACAGTGCGGATGCCGCGCGCGACGCCAGCGCGCCGGAACGCTAG
- a CDS encoding helix-turn-helix transcriptional regulator: protein MDNKAEVREFLMTRRARLSPADVGLPAGVNRRVAGLRRAEVATLADVSVEYYAKLERGDIAGASAGVLEALSRALLLDETERMHLLDLARAADGIPTSGRARRRATAQQPARPSLQRALDAITGGPAFVRDRHQNLVATNALGAAFYSPVIGTSGRVPNLARFQFLDPASRDFYPDWELFAHMCVGIMRVEAGRDPHDRAMQDLVGELTTRSETFARLWSAHDVRTHGTGTKRFHHPIVGELTLVYEELAITAEDGLVLLIYTAEPGSASAERLQMLANWSATVAATRADA, encoded by the coding sequence ATGGACAACAAGGCCGAGGTGCGCGAGTTCCTCATGACCCGGCGAGCGCGACTTTCTCCGGCAGACGTCGGCCTTCCGGCCGGCGTGAACCGGCGGGTCGCCGGCCTTCGACGCGCGGAGGTCGCGACGCTCGCCGACGTCAGCGTCGAGTACTACGCCAAGCTCGAGCGCGGCGACATCGCGGGTGCGTCGGCGGGCGTGCTCGAAGCGCTCTCGCGCGCCCTGCTCCTCGACGAGACCGAGCGGATGCACCTGCTCGATCTCGCGCGCGCGGCCGACGGCATCCCGACCTCCGGCCGCGCGCGCCGGCGTGCGACGGCGCAGCAGCCCGCACGACCGAGTCTGCAGCGCGCCCTCGACGCCATCACCGGCGGCCCCGCGTTCGTGCGTGACCGGCACCAGAACCTCGTCGCGACGAACGCGCTCGGAGCGGCGTTCTACTCCCCCGTCATCGGCACGAGCGGACGGGTGCCCAACCTCGCCCGGTTCCAGTTCCTCGACCCGGCCTCGCGCGACTTCTACCCCGACTGGGAGCTGTTCGCCCACATGTGCGTCGGCATCATGCGGGTCGAAGCGGGACGCGACCCGCATGACCGGGCGATGCAGGATCTGGTCGGCGAGCTCACCACGCGCAGCGAGACCTTCGCCCGGCTCTGGTCGGCGCACGACGTGCGCACCCACGGCACCGGCACCAAGCGCTTCCACCACCCCATCGTCGGCGAGCTCACCTTGGTCTACGAAGAACTCGCCATCACAGCCGAGGACGGTCTGGTCCTGCTCATCTACACGGCCGAGCCTGGGTCAGCCTCGGCCGAGCGGCTGCAGATGCTGGCGAACTGGTCGGCGACGGTTGCCGCGACGCGGGCGGACGCATGA